GATATGCCACAACAGATCCCATCGGCCCAACGGCAGGTCCGCGTGGAATTTCGCCAAACCATTTCTCCACCATTGCTAAAGTTTTAACCGGATCGATATCGCCGGCAATGCTAAGGCTGGCGTTATTCGGGCCATAATACCTTTTGAAAAAATTGACTACATCTTCATAGCTTGCTGCTGAAAGATCTTCCATTGAACCAATGGTCGGCCAGTTATATTTATGTTCGCGAGGGTATAAGTTCTCATCGATGAGGATCCATGCCATGCCATATGGGCGGTTTTCATAGGATTGCCTGCGCTCATTTTTCACCACGTCACGCTGACCATCTACTTTACCTGGAGACATGGCATCCAATAAAAATCCCATACGATCCGATTCCAGGAAAAGCGCCAGATCCAATGCATTGCTGGGAACATCCTCCCAGTAATTTGTGCGATCAGAATTTGTCGATCCGTTATTGTTGCCACCGGCTGCTTCAAGCCATTCATCGAATTTGCCTTCAGGTACATTTCCCGAACCCTCGAACATGATGTGCTCGAACAAGTGGGCAAAACCGGTACGGCCAGGACTTTCACGCCCTGAACCAACGTGGTACCACATATTCACACTGACCATAGGTGTCGAGTGGTCTTCATGCAGAATGACGTTGAGTCCGTTATCCAGAATATGGCGGGAGTATTCGATCTGGATGTTTTTATCCTGGGCTGTTACTAAACCAGTAAGACCAAAAAGTAATAGTGCAATTAACCCATTTCGATTCATGGCATGTTCTCCTTTTTAATAGTGAAAATGATGGAGTAAAAAAAGAAAATGTATATTCAAAATTTCAATTATAAATGAGGTGTTTACGTGGTTTTGGAAATTTCGTTGCGACACTAATTAATGAAGATGTAGAGTTAATCAGTCTGGAAGAATCTATTAAAAAACAGCACCTCACATAGGTCAAAATAGATTCCTTCTGAATGACATTTGTTCGTATTGAAATATGATACTTGGAAGAAGTAACACAATGTTAAACGAAGTCGAAAAAAGGAAGTGTTCCATACTTCGACTCCACTCATTGTTAATTAATTCTGCTACGTTGCTTAATCCGTACCATTACCTATACAATACAAATGCGAAGAAGTCCGGA
This sequence is a window from candidate division KSB1 bacterium. Protein-coding genes within it:
- a CDS encoding insulinase family protein; amino-acid sequence: MNRNGLIALLLFGLTGLVTAQDKNIQIEYSRHILDNGLNVILHEDHSTPMVSVNMWYHVGSGRESPGRTGFAHLFEHIMFEGSGNVPEGKFDEWLEAAGGNNNGSTNSDRTNYWEDVPSNALDLALFLESDRMGFLLDAMSPGKVDGQRDVVKNERRQSYENRPYGMAWILIDENLYPREHKYNWPTIGSMEDLSAASYEDVVNFFKRYYGPNNASLSIAGDIDPVKTLAMVEKWFGEIPRGPAVGPMGSVVAYLAEEKREILEDKVQLPRLFMVWLTPAHFAPGDAEFDLLANILTGGKNSRLYKRLVYDLQIAQSVSSFQASKKLVSAFYIIATARSGHTLGELEAVIQEEINKLKENPPTDRELQRAVNQQESGFLRRLERIGGFGGKADLLNSYYFATGNPDYFNEDLTRYKAAGVTDIQAIVQSYLRDDGRVVLSVVPQGKTELAATKMETN